The following proteins are co-located in the Anas platyrhynchos isolate ZD024472 breed Pekin duck chromosome 1, IASCAAS_PekinDuck_T2T, whole genome shotgun sequence genome:
- the PDE6H gene encoding retinal cone rhodopsin-sensitive cGMP 3',5'-cyclic phosphodiesterase subunit gamma → MSENPTTNLNTGDAPTGPTTPRKGPPKFKQRQTRQFKSKPPKKGVKGFGDDIPGMEGLGTDITVICPWEAFSHLELHELAQFGII, encoded by the exons ATGAGCGAGAATCCCACCACCAACCTCAACACTGGAGATGCTCCGACTGGTCCCACCACACCACGCAAGGGGCCTCCCAAGTTCAAGCAGAGACAGACAAGGCAGTTCAAGAGCAAGCCTCCTAAAAAAGGAGTAAAAGG GTTTGGAGATGACATCCCAGGCATGGAGGGGCTGGGCACAG ATATCACAGTGATTTGCCCATGGGAAGCTTTCAGCCATCTGGAACTGCACGAGCTGGCCCAGTTTGGGATCATCTAA